From the genome of Bombus pascuorum chromosome 2, iyBomPasc1.1, whole genome shotgun sequence, one region includes:
- the LOC132916708 gene encoding BTB/POZ domain-containing protein KCTD20 isoform X1: MQLSVERRGQVNFQSCGLEICTSTSWILKKLGWYLSISNFWSKMSNPAERLNYVQDSSSDTETDKETGGRGRHRIYKNRMSCGGSSKPKSCLVQRDGSNERHCHTFNSGRQNTNVNQQSRLCSGVSVGKNQQSQNRDNLPSSGSINSINNPQASDERITLIVDNTRFIVDPALFTAHPNTMLGRMFSSGVEYAQPNERGEYEVADGISAMVFRAILDYYKGGVIRCPPTVAVQELREACDYLLVPFDANTVKCQNLRGLLHELSNEGARCQFEVFLEDLILPLMVNSARRGDRECHIVVLLEDDIVDWDEEYPPQMGEEYSQTVNSTAMYRFFKYIENRDVAKQVMKERGLKKIRLGIEGYPTYKEKIKKRAGGRAEVIYNYVQRPFIHMSWEKEEAKSRHVDFQCVKSKSVTNLAEATADPVLDAGGNPIAIALLQAEPAPQPEVVLPVGSDADVEGAIGLPADQDLGSIPPDELP, translated from the exons ATGCAACTTTCCGTCGAAAGGAGAGGTCAGGTTAACTTTCAATCTTGTGGTTTAGAGATTTGTACCTCAACCAGCTGGATTTTGAAGAAACTTGGATGGTATTTGTCTATATCTAATTT ctGGTCCAAGATGTCAAATCCTGCTGAGCGTTTAAACTATGTTCAAGATAGTAGCAGCGATACTGAAACAGATAAAGAAACAGGTGGCAGGGGCAGGCATCGTATTTATAAGAATAGAATGAG TTGTGGTGGCTCTTCCAAACCAAAATCTTGTTTGGTACAAAGAGATGGAAGCAATGAAAGGCACTGTCATACCTTCAATTCTGGCAGACAAAACACTAATGTTAATCAACAAAGCAG ACTTTGCTCTGGAGTTAGTGTTGGAAAAAATCAACAAAGTCAAAATAGAGACAATTTACCATCATCAGGATCTATTAATAGTATAAACAATCCACAAGCTAGTGATGAACGCATTACTCTTATTGTTGATAATACTAG ATTTATTGTTGATCCTGCACTCTTCACTGCACATCCAAACACGATGTTAGGTAGAATGTTTAGTTCTGGTGTTGAATATGCTCAACCAAATGAACGTGGTGAATATGAAGTTGCAGATGGTATATCTGCCATGGTGTTCAGAGCTATTCTTGATTATTATAAAGGTGGCGTAATTCGATGTCCACCGACAGTTGCTGTTCAAGAATTACGAGAAGCTTGCGATTATCTCCTTGTACCATTTGACGCTAATACAGTAAAGTGTCAAAATTTaa GAGGACTATTACATGAATTGTCTAACGAAGGTGCACGATGCCAGTTTGAAGTGTTTCTAGAAGATTTAATACTGCCGCTAATGGTAAACAGCGCACGTAGAGGCGATCGAGAATGTCACATCGTTGTTCTATTGGAAGATGATATCGTTGATTGGGATGAAGAATATCCACCTCAAATGGGAGAAGAATATTCACAAA CTGTTAACAGTACTGCGATGTATCGGTTCTTCAAATATATCGAAAACAGAGATGTAGCTAAGCAAGTAATGAAGGAACGCGGTTTAAAAAAGATTCGTTTAGGTATCGAAGGATATCCTacttataaagaaaaaattaagaagaGAGCAGGTGGACGTGCTGAAGTGATTTATAATTACGTGCAAAGACCATTTATTCATATGTCCtgggagaaagaagaagcgaaAAGCCGACACGTCGATTTTCAGTGCGTGAAATCAAAGTCTGTGACAAATCTTGCGGAAGCTACTGCCGATCCAGTACTAGATGCTGGTGGAAATCCAATAGCAATCGCTCTTTTGCAAGCTGAACCAGCGCCTCAACCAGAAGTCGTACTACCAGTCGGTTCGGATGCCGACGTTGAGGGTGCCATAGGTTTACCAGCTGATCAAGATCTTGGATCTATACCGCCTGACGAGTTACCATGA
- the LOC132916708 gene encoding BTB/POZ domain-containing protein 10 isoform X3 gives MQLSVERRGQVNFQSCGLEICTSTSWILKKLGWYLSISNFWSKMSNPAERLNYVQDSSSDTETDKETGGRGRHRIYKNRMRLCSGVSVGKNQQSQNRDNLPSSGSINSINNPQASDERITLIVDNTRFIVDPALFTAHPNTMLGRMFSSGVEYAQPNERGEYEVADGISAMVFRAILDYYKGGVIRCPPTVAVQELREACDYLLVPFDANTVKCQNLRGLLHELSNEGARCQFEVFLEDLILPLMVNSARRGDRECHIVVLLEDDIVDWDEEYPPQMGEEYSQTVNSTAMYRFFKYIENRDVAKQVMKERGLKKIRLGIEGYPTYKEKIKKRAGGRAEVIYNYVQRPFIHMSWEKEEAKSRHVDFQCVKSKSVTNLAEATADPVLDAGGNPIAIALLQAEPAPQPEVVLPVGSDADVEGAIGLPADQDLGSIPPDELP, from the exons ATGCAACTTTCCGTCGAAAGGAGAGGTCAGGTTAACTTTCAATCTTGTGGTTTAGAGATTTGTACCTCAACCAGCTGGATTTTGAAGAAACTTGGATGGTATTTGTCTATATCTAATTT ctGGTCCAAGATGTCAAATCCTGCTGAGCGTTTAAACTATGTTCAAGATAGTAGCAGCGATACTGAAACAGATAAAGAAACAGGTGGCAGGGGCAGGCATCGTATTTATAAGAATAGAATGAG ACTTTGCTCTGGAGTTAGTGTTGGAAAAAATCAACAAAGTCAAAATAGAGACAATTTACCATCATCAGGATCTATTAATAGTATAAACAATCCACAAGCTAGTGATGAACGCATTACTCTTATTGTTGATAATACTAG ATTTATTGTTGATCCTGCACTCTTCACTGCACATCCAAACACGATGTTAGGTAGAATGTTTAGTTCTGGTGTTGAATATGCTCAACCAAATGAACGTGGTGAATATGAAGTTGCAGATGGTATATCTGCCATGGTGTTCAGAGCTATTCTTGATTATTATAAAGGTGGCGTAATTCGATGTCCACCGACAGTTGCTGTTCAAGAATTACGAGAAGCTTGCGATTATCTCCTTGTACCATTTGACGCTAATACAGTAAAGTGTCAAAATTTaa GAGGACTATTACATGAATTGTCTAACGAAGGTGCACGATGCCAGTTTGAAGTGTTTCTAGAAGATTTAATACTGCCGCTAATGGTAAACAGCGCACGTAGAGGCGATCGAGAATGTCACATCGTTGTTCTATTGGAAGATGATATCGTTGATTGGGATGAAGAATATCCACCTCAAATGGGAGAAGAATATTCACAAA CTGTTAACAGTACTGCGATGTATCGGTTCTTCAAATATATCGAAAACAGAGATGTAGCTAAGCAAGTAATGAAGGAACGCGGTTTAAAAAAGATTCGTTTAGGTATCGAAGGATATCCTacttataaagaaaaaattaagaagaGAGCAGGTGGACGTGCTGAAGTGATTTATAATTACGTGCAAAGACCATTTATTCATATGTCCtgggagaaagaagaagcgaaAAGCCGACACGTCGATTTTCAGTGCGTGAAATCAAAGTCTGTGACAAATCTTGCGGAAGCTACTGCCGATCCAGTACTAGATGCTGGTGGAAATCCAATAGCAATCGCTCTTTTGCAAGCTGAACCAGCGCCTCAACCAGAAGTCGTACTACCAGTCGGTTCGGATGCCGACGTTGAGGGTGCCATAGGTTTACCAGCTGATCAAGATCTTGGATCTATACCGCCTGACGAGTTACCATGA
- the LOC132916708 gene encoding BTB/POZ domain-containing protein KCTD20 isoform X2 encodes MQLSVERRGQVNFQSCGLEICTSTSWILKKLGCWSKMSNPAERLNYVQDSSSDTETDKETGGRGRHRIYKNRMSCGGSSKPKSCLVQRDGSNERHCHTFNSGRQNTNVNQQSRLCSGVSVGKNQQSQNRDNLPSSGSINSINNPQASDERITLIVDNTRFIVDPALFTAHPNTMLGRMFSSGVEYAQPNERGEYEVADGISAMVFRAILDYYKGGVIRCPPTVAVQELREACDYLLVPFDANTVKCQNLRGLLHELSNEGARCQFEVFLEDLILPLMVNSARRGDRECHIVVLLEDDIVDWDEEYPPQMGEEYSQTVNSTAMYRFFKYIENRDVAKQVMKERGLKKIRLGIEGYPTYKEKIKKRAGGRAEVIYNYVQRPFIHMSWEKEEAKSRHVDFQCVKSKSVTNLAEATADPVLDAGGNPIAIALLQAEPAPQPEVVLPVGSDADVEGAIGLPADQDLGSIPPDELP; translated from the exons ATGCAACTTTCCGTCGAAAGGAGAGGTCAGGTTAACTTTCAATCTTGTGGTTTAGAGATTTGTACCTCAACCAGCTGGATTTTGAAGAAACTTGGATG ctGGTCCAAGATGTCAAATCCTGCTGAGCGTTTAAACTATGTTCAAGATAGTAGCAGCGATACTGAAACAGATAAAGAAACAGGTGGCAGGGGCAGGCATCGTATTTATAAGAATAGAATGAG TTGTGGTGGCTCTTCCAAACCAAAATCTTGTTTGGTACAAAGAGATGGAAGCAATGAAAGGCACTGTCATACCTTCAATTCTGGCAGACAAAACACTAATGTTAATCAACAAAGCAG ACTTTGCTCTGGAGTTAGTGTTGGAAAAAATCAACAAAGTCAAAATAGAGACAATTTACCATCATCAGGATCTATTAATAGTATAAACAATCCACAAGCTAGTGATGAACGCATTACTCTTATTGTTGATAATACTAG ATTTATTGTTGATCCTGCACTCTTCACTGCACATCCAAACACGATGTTAGGTAGAATGTTTAGTTCTGGTGTTGAATATGCTCAACCAAATGAACGTGGTGAATATGAAGTTGCAGATGGTATATCTGCCATGGTGTTCAGAGCTATTCTTGATTATTATAAAGGTGGCGTAATTCGATGTCCACCGACAGTTGCTGTTCAAGAATTACGAGAAGCTTGCGATTATCTCCTTGTACCATTTGACGCTAATACAGTAAAGTGTCAAAATTTaa GAGGACTATTACATGAATTGTCTAACGAAGGTGCACGATGCCAGTTTGAAGTGTTTCTAGAAGATTTAATACTGCCGCTAATGGTAAACAGCGCACGTAGAGGCGATCGAGAATGTCACATCGTTGTTCTATTGGAAGATGATATCGTTGATTGGGATGAAGAATATCCACCTCAAATGGGAGAAGAATATTCACAAA CTGTTAACAGTACTGCGATGTATCGGTTCTTCAAATATATCGAAAACAGAGATGTAGCTAAGCAAGTAATGAAGGAACGCGGTTTAAAAAAGATTCGTTTAGGTATCGAAGGATATCCTacttataaagaaaaaattaagaagaGAGCAGGTGGACGTGCTGAAGTGATTTATAATTACGTGCAAAGACCATTTATTCATATGTCCtgggagaaagaagaagcgaaAAGCCGACACGTCGATTTTCAGTGCGTGAAATCAAAGTCTGTGACAAATCTTGCGGAAGCTACTGCCGATCCAGTACTAGATGCTGGTGGAAATCCAATAGCAATCGCTCTTTTGCAAGCTGAACCAGCGCCTCAACCAGAAGTCGTACTACCAGTCGGTTCGGATGCCGACGTTGAGGGTGCCATAGGTTTACCAGCTGATCAAGATCTTGGATCTATACCGCCTGACGAGTTACCATGA
- the LOC132916713 gene encoding nurim homolog encodes MFVKCISVVVCTICFLYTFYILCNLTYFLSNVSNKDKETITSSEKDEDTESVLWLLIINMSLLSTFMFQHSLMASDIVKYLFCKLHMDYMERSIYNVASAMTLHLLFNKWQTISSIALWNVNISFNNILWFTFTALHVLAWSIIYSGCLMMDISELVGIKQVYYKFSFRPSPMLMKSKELLRYYSHMRHPSFTGFLIILWVYPHMTLDRLLLALILSIYMTLMWTIDKEDYNYHANLVKRKQRELF; translated from the exons atgtttgtaaaatgtattagTGTTGTTGTTTGTactatttgttttttatacaccttttatattttatgtaatttgacatattttttatcgaatgtgtcgaataaagataaagaaacgatTACTTCGTCAGAAAAAg ATGAAGATACAGAGTCTGTATTATGGTTGCTAATAATAAACATGTCTCTATTAAGTACTTTCATGTTCCAACATTCACTTATGGCAAGTGatattgtgaaatatttattttgcaaattacaTATGGATTATATGGaaagaagtatttataatGTTGCTAGTGCTATGActcttcatttattatttaataaatggcAAACTATTTCATCTATTGCATTATGGAATGTTAATATctcttttaataatattttgtggTTTACATTTACTGCTTTACATGTATTGGCTTGGTCAATAATTTATAGTGGATGTTTGATGATGGATATATCTGAATTAGTTGGAATAAAACAAGTATATTATAAGTTTTCATTTAGACCAAGTCCTATGCTAATGAAGTCAAAAGAATTGTTACGTTATTACTCACACATGAGACATCCAAGTTTTACAggatttcttattattttatgggTGTATCCTCATATGAC aTTAGACCGATTATTATTGGCTTTGATACTCTCAATTTACATGACCTTAATGTGGACTATTGACAAGGAAGATTACAATTATCATGCTAATCTTGTGAAGAGAAAACAAAGAGAATTATTCTGA